The Rhizobium etli 8C-3 genome has a segment encoding these proteins:
- a CDS encoding LysR family transcriptional regulator codes for MLHSRKLLYINEIARSGSIRKAAARLNVASSAINRQILALEAEMGAPLFERLPRGLRLTAAGELCIEHIREVLKNYDRLEGRIRSLRMQQAGKVRLVTTVGLAAGPLAEIISRFQLEHPRVFFQIRNDAGTMTVNPVLSGEVDIGLGFNIPATPGIRTLGTFDIPIGVVLPPGHRLIGPGPINLTDVVQERLVLAQQGTSLREVINLALARLDVHVEPVLETNASEMLKKLVKCGAGLSMLNPLDVITECRKGELVFRPVAEPHARQQPMKLFARVRAPLDAATSLFVEYLLAELAGLVKELQVKGHITPDKPAAG; via the coding sequence ATGCTGCATTCCAGGAAGCTTCTCTACATTAACGAAATTGCGCGGTCGGGCTCTATCCGCAAGGCAGCGGCGCGATTGAACGTCGCTTCCTCTGCCATCAATCGGCAGATCCTGGCGCTGGAAGCGGAAATGGGCGCTCCGCTCTTCGAGCGCCTGCCGCGCGGCCTCAGGCTGACTGCGGCGGGCGAACTGTGCATAGAACACATTCGTGAGGTTCTGAAGAATTACGATCGTTTGGAGGGCCGCATCCGCAGTCTGAGGATGCAGCAGGCGGGCAAGGTGCGTCTGGTAACGACGGTCGGGCTTGCCGCCGGGCCCCTGGCGGAAATCATCAGCCGATTTCAGTTGGAGCATCCGCGTGTATTCTTCCAGATCAGGAATGATGCCGGCACGATGACGGTCAATCCCGTGCTGTCGGGTGAGGTGGATATCGGCCTCGGCTTCAATATTCCGGCGACACCTGGAATACGCACTCTCGGAACTTTCGATATCCCGATCGGTGTCGTCCTGCCACCTGGCCATCGGCTTATCGGTCCCGGCCCGATCAACCTGACAGACGTGGTGCAGGAACGACTGGTGCTGGCCCAACAGGGCACCAGCCTGCGCGAAGTGATCAATCTTGCCCTCGCGCGGCTCGATGTTCATGTCGAGCCGGTGCTCGAGACCAATGCTTCGGAGATGCTGAAGAAGCTGGTGAAATGCGGGGCAGGGTTATCGATGCTCAATCCGCTCGACGTGATCACCGAGTGCCGAAAGGGGGAACTGGTTTTCCGTCCGGTCGCCGAGCCGCATGCGCGCCAGCAGCCGATGAAGTTGTTTGCCCGTGTGCGTGCGCCGCTGGACGCTGCAACCAGCCTGTTCGTGGAATACCTGCTGGCAGAGCTTGCCGGTCTTGTAAAGGAACTTCAGGTCAAGGGTCACATCACGCCCGACAAGCCGGCAGCCGGTTGA
- a CDS encoding ABC transporter substrate-binding protein: MSNALKKIALTALLGLGTAIATAVPGHALDKVSYGTNWLAQAEHGGFYQALADGTYEKYGLDVTIVQGGPNAANSALLISGKIDFYMGGSQGEITAVEQGIPLVDVAAIFQKDPQVLIAHPDAGIDTFEDLAKLKTFFLGKDGYLTYFEWMKSNYKGFKDEQYKPYNFNPGPFIADKESAQQGYLTSEPYEIQKQTGWEPKVFLLADNGYTPYSTMITTTQMMIDTKPDVVQRFVDASIEGWYNYLYSDNSKANELIKKDNPEMTDGQIAYSIAKMKEFGIVESGDAMDKGIGCITGAHYKKFFDEMVAIKIFKADTDYTKAFTTKFVCKGTGMSLKK, encoded by the coding sequence ATGTCCAATGCACTGAAAAAGATTGCACTCACCGCATTGCTTGGTCTCGGGACCGCGATTGCCACGGCCGTGCCGGGCCACGCACTCGACAAGGTAAGCTATGGCACCAACTGGCTGGCGCAGGCCGAGCATGGCGGCTTCTACCAGGCGCTCGCCGACGGCACCTACGAGAAGTATGGTCTCGACGTCACCATCGTTCAGGGCGGGCCGAATGCAGCAAACAGCGCGCTGCTGATATCCGGCAAGATCGACTTCTACATGGGCGGTTCACAGGGCGAAATCACCGCCGTCGAGCAAGGCATTCCTTTGGTGGATGTGGCAGCCATCTTCCAGAAAGACCCGCAGGTGCTGATTGCGCATCCTGATGCCGGCATCGACACCTTCGAGGATCTGGCCAAGCTGAAGACGTTCTTCCTCGGCAAGGACGGTTACCTGACCTACTTCGAGTGGATGAAATCCAATTACAAAGGCTTCAAGGACGAACAGTACAAACCCTACAACTTCAATCCTGGACCGTTCATCGCCGACAAGGAGTCTGCCCAGCAGGGCTACCTGACGTCCGAACCCTACGAAATCCAGAAGCAGACCGGCTGGGAGCCGAAGGTGTTCCTGCTCGCCGACAACGGCTATACCCCATACTCCACGATGATCACGACGACCCAGATGATGATCGACACGAAACCGGACGTCGTCCAGCGCTTCGTCGATGCCTCGATCGAAGGTTGGTACAATTACCTCTACAGTGACAACAGCAAGGCGAATGAACTGATCAAGAAGGACAATCCGGAAATGACGGATGGTCAAATCGCCTATTCGATTGCCAAGATGAAGGAATTCGGCATCGTTGAATCCGGCGACGCCATGGACAAGGGCATCGGCTGCATCACTGGCGCGCACTACAAGAAGTTCTTCGACGAAATGGTGGCGATCAAGATCTTCAAGGCAGACACGGATTATACCAAGGCCTTTACGACCAAGTTCGTCTGCAAGGGCACCGGCATGTCGCTGAAAAAGTAA
- a CDS encoding ABC transporter ATP-binding protein: MPLAEVQTAPLAEKRKRPLVAMQSVSKVFSSGTVALSGMSLTVETGEFISLLGPSGCGKSTALRIIAGLGDITSGSIDWPSSRINAKGLPEGDIGFVFQEPTLMPWKNVFGNVHLPLKLRGISKAAASDQIMSALATVGLQDFAGAYPRELSGGMKMRVSIARALVTKPKLLLMDEPFAALDEITRQKLNDDVLRLWKETGITVIFVTHSVFESAYLSSRIVVMKARPGRVHADLSLVTSRERDAHYRTSEEYRRACETVSHSLIGAINAAKEDR; the protein is encoded by the coding sequence ATGCCCCTAGCCGAAGTCCAGACGGCGCCGCTGGCTGAAAAACGCAAACGGCCGCTGGTCGCCATGCAATCCGTTTCGAAGGTTTTCTCCAGCGGGACGGTCGCGCTTTCCGGCATGTCGCTCACGGTCGAGACTGGCGAGTTCATCAGCCTGCTCGGCCCGTCGGGTTGCGGCAAGTCGACTGCGCTTCGCATCATCGCCGGCCTTGGTGATATCACGTCCGGCAGCATCGACTGGCCAAGTTCGCGCATCAACGCAAAGGGACTTCCCGAAGGCGATATCGGTTTCGTCTTCCAGGAGCCGACGCTGATGCCGTGGAAGAACGTCTTCGGCAATGTCCATCTGCCGCTGAAGCTGCGCGGCATTTCAAAGGCCGCGGCCAGCGATCAGATCATGAGCGCGCTCGCGACCGTCGGCTTGCAGGATTTCGCCGGCGCCTATCCGCGCGAGCTTTCTGGCGGCATGAAGATGCGCGTCTCGATCGCCCGTGCGCTCGTAACCAAGCCGAAACTACTTTTGATGGACGAACCCTTCGCGGCACTCGACGAAATCACCCGACAGAAGCTGAACGACGATGTATTGCGGCTCTGGAAGGAGACGGGCATCACCGTGATCTTCGTCACCCACTCCGTCTTCGAATCGGCCTATCTGTCTAGCCGCATCGTTGTCATGAAGGCGCGCCCCGGCCGGGTTCACGCAGATCTTTCGCTTGTGACGAGCCGCGAGCGCGACGCGCATTATCGCACCTCGGAAGAATACCGGCGCGCCTGCGAAACGGTCTCCCATTCGCTGATCGGGGCAATCAACGCTGCAAAGGAAGATCGTTGA